One region of Permianibacter fluminis genomic DNA includes:
- a CDS encoding beta-ketoacyl-ACP synthase: protein MTPKRVVITGMAGISSLGHDWDSISANLRARRSGIRYMPDWERFDGLNTRLAGPVTDFIVPAHYSRKKIRSMGRVSLLATVATERALQDAGLLDNPIIKDGRMGISYGASAGSMEPVKAFGNMLSNGSMTGITSSSYIQMMAHTAPVNVGVFFELKGRVITTSSACTSGSQGIGYAYEAIKYGKQKLMVAGGAEELSGAEAAVFDTLFATSTRNEKPELTPRPFDRDRDGLVVGEGAGSLILEELEHAQARGAKIHAELVGYGCNSDGAHITQPEAETMATAMRLALDDAGLAAAAVGYVNAHGTATERGDVAESHATAAVFGKQMPISSLKSYFGHTLGACGALEAWLCIEMMNRGWFAPTINLDNVDPNCAELDYLVGDGRQLDCEFVMSNNFAFGGINTSLVLKRWS from the coding sequence ATGACGCCCAAGCGTGTCGTCATCACCGGCATGGCCGGCATCAGTTCGCTTGGTCATGACTGGGACAGTATCAGTGCCAATTTGCGCGCGCGGCGCAGTGGCATACGCTACATGCCGGACTGGGAACGCTTTGATGGTTTGAATACCCGGCTCGCCGGACCGGTAACGGATTTCATCGTGCCGGCGCATTACTCGCGAAAAAAAATTCGCAGCATGGGCCGGGTTTCGTTGCTGGCGACGGTGGCAACGGAGCGGGCCCTGCAGGATGCCGGCCTGCTTGATAATCCGATCATCAAGGATGGTCGCATGGGTATTTCCTATGGCGCGTCCGCCGGCAGCATGGAACCGGTCAAGGCCTTCGGCAACATGCTGAGCAATGGCTCGATGACCGGCATCACCTCATCGAGTTACATCCAGATGATGGCGCATACGGCACCGGTCAACGTCGGGGTTTTCTTTGAACTGAAAGGCCGGGTCATCACCACCAGTTCGGCCTGCACGTCCGGTTCGCAGGGCATCGGCTATGCCTATGAAGCGATCAAGTACGGCAAACAAAAATTGATGGTCGCCGGCGGCGCTGAAGAACTGAGCGGTGCCGAAGCGGCGGTATTCGATACGCTGTTTGCCACCAGCACCCGCAATGAAAAGCCGGAACTGACGCCGCGACCGTTTGATCGGGATCGCGATGGTCTGGTGGTTGGCGAAGGCGCGGGCAGTCTGATTCTTGAAGAGCTCGAACATGCGCAGGCGCGCGGCGCAAAAATTCACGCGGAATTGGTCGGCTACGGCTGTAATTCCGATGGCGCCCACATCACCCAGCCGGAAGCGGAAACCATGGCGACCGCGATGCGGCTGGCGCTCGATGATGCCGGGCTGGCTGCCGCCGCGGTGGGTTATGTCAATGCACACGGCACGGCGACTGAACGTGGCGACGTGGCCGAGTCACATGCAACCGCGGCAGTGTTTGGCAAGCAGATGCCGATCTCGTCGCTGAAAAGTTATTTTGGCCACACGCTTGGTGCCTGTGGCGCGCTGGAAGCCTGGCTGTGCATCGAGATGATGAATCGCGGTTGGTTTGCTCCGACCATCAATCTCGATAACGTCGATCCGAATTGCGCTGAACTGGATTATCTGGTGGGTGACGGACGGCAACTCGACTGCGAGTTTGTGATGTCAAACAACTTCGCCTTTGGCGGCATCAATACCTCGTTGGTGCTGAAACGCTGGTCGTGA
- a CDS encoding 3-ketoacyl-ACP reductase FabG2 codes for MTAIDQPQSLTTPLRRILVTGSSRGIGRAIALQLAREGFQVLVHGRADSDALRATLADIAAAGGQAAPLIFDIGDRAATRAAIEQAQTDGALYGVVCNAGIARDNAFPAMTDEDWDGVIQTNLDSFYNIVQPLVMPMVRAKKGGRIVTLSSVSGIAGNRGQVNYSAAKAGIIGATKALALELASRNITVNCVAPGLIDTEMLQGVEIDEALKLVPAKRLGKPEEIAAVVAFLCSDSAAYVTRQVIAVNGGMV; via the coding sequence ATGACGGCTATCGACCAGCCCCAGTCCCTCACGACACCATTGCGCCGCATTCTGGTTACCGGCTCCAGTCGCGGTATCGGTCGGGCCATTGCCCTGCAATTGGCGCGCGAGGGTTTTCAGGTGTTGGTGCATGGCCGTGCTGACAGCGACGCGCTGCGCGCCACACTCGCTGACATCGCAGCGGCCGGCGGTCAGGCCGCGCCGCTGATTTTCGACATTGGTGATCGCGCCGCAACTCGCGCCGCCATCGAGCAGGCACAGACCGATGGTGCGCTGTACGGCGTGGTCTGCAATGCCGGCATTGCCCGCGACAACGCGTTTCCGGCGATGACCGATGAAGACTGGGATGGTGTCATCCAGACCAATCTCGACAGTTTCTACAACATTGTGCAACCACTGGTAATGCCGATGGTGCGGGCCAAAAAAGGCGGTCGTATCGTCACGCTGTCATCGGTGTCCGGCATTGCTGGCAATCGCGGTCAGGTCAATTACAGTGCGGCCAAAGCCGGCATCATCGGTGCGACCAAGGCGCTGGCGCTGGAGCTGGCCTCGCGTAACATCACGGTCAATTGTGTCGCGCCGGGCTTGATCGATACCGAGATGCTACAGGGCGTCGAAATTGATGAAGCACTGAAACTGGTGCCAGCCAAACGGCTCGGCAAACCGGAAGAAATTGCTGCCGTGGTGGCATTTTTGTGTAGCGACAGCGCCGCCTATGTCACCCGTCAGGTGATTGCGGTAAATGGAGGCATGGTATGA
- a CDS encoding hotdog family protein has protein sequence MALDFSRWHIAELLPHAGDMILLTAVEHCDDDRIVVTAVPHAGTILVDEHGVLPAWIGIEYMAQAIACFAGVHERARGAAPKVGFLLGTRSYDSKVAVFALDKPLWISAQKQYQESNGLGAFLCRIEDETGLLVEASINVFEPPELETYLSGQQS, from the coding sequence GTGGCACTCGATTTTTCCCGCTGGCACATAGCGGAGTTGTTGCCGCACGCCGGTGACATGATTCTGCTGACGGCCGTCGAGCATTGTGATGACGACCGGATCGTCGTGACGGCCGTGCCGCATGCCGGCACTATTCTGGTCGATGAGCACGGAGTGCTACCGGCCTGGATCGGTATCGAATATATGGCGCAGGCCATTGCTTGCTTTGCCGGGGTCCACGAGCGTGCACGCGGTGCCGCCCCGAAAGTTGGCTTTTTGCTCGGCACCCGCAGCTATGACAGCAAGGTTGCGGTTTTTGCGCTGGACAAACCGTTATGGATCAGCGCGCAAAAGCAGTATCAGGAAAGCAACGGCCTTGGCGCCTTTCTCTGTCGCATTGAAGATGAAACCGGTTTGCTGGTTGAAGCCAGCATCAATGTGTTCGAACCGCCGGAACTGGAAACCTATTTATCAGGACAACAATCATGA
- a CDS encoding beta-ketoacyl-ACP synthase, with product MTVARFYLSAPGLVCPLGSDPQTICQALFAGQHGLTEAHGWLPDRAVWLGQVDAELPAIAPALAAFDCRNNRLLLAALQQLQPTLAPLLQRYPAERIGVVIGSSTSGIAEGERAIAEYEQRGQFPAGFAYRQQEIGAPALFVARQLGVRGPAYTVSTACTSSTRAMMSARQLLQADMCDAVIVGGADSLCRLTVQGFAALESFSRGQCRPFSADRDGINIGEGAALFVLSREPGPVALVGAGASADAYHISAPQPDGLGAEQAMRAALQDAGLTPAAIDYLNLHGTATAKNDEMEARAVHRLFGAALPCSSTKALTGHLLGAAGAVELAFCYFALQQQQLPVQLRPPVSDPNLPALNLVTQPAAARLATAMSCNYAFGGSNVALVLARTDAGERQ from the coding sequence ATGACGGTCGCGCGTTTTTATCTGTCGGCGCCGGGACTGGTGTGTCCGCTCGGCAGCGATCCGCAGACGATCTGCCAAGCCCTGTTCGCCGGCCAGCATGGCTTGACCGAGGCGCACGGTTGGCTGCCCGATCGCGCGGTCTGGCTTGGCCAGGTTGATGCGGAGTTGCCGGCCATTGCGCCGGCATTGGCGGCGTTCGATTGTCGCAACAATCGCTTGCTGCTGGCAGCGCTGCAGCAACTGCAACCCACGCTGGCACCACTGCTGCAACGCTATCCCGCCGAGCGCATCGGCGTGGTCATCGGCTCCAGCACCTCCGGTATTGCCGAAGGTGAACGCGCCATTGCCGAGTACGAACAGCGCGGACAATTTCCGGCCGGTTTTGCTTATCGCCAACAGGAAATTGGTGCGCCGGCCTTGTTTGTCGCGCGTCAGCTGGGCGTTCGTGGCCCGGCTTATACGGTTTCGACGGCGTGCACGTCCAGTACCCGCGCCATGATGTCGGCGCGGCAGTTGCTGCAGGCCGATATGTGCGATGCCGTGATCGTCGGTGGTGCCGATTCGCTGTGCCGGTTGACGGTGCAAGGTTTCGCTGCGCTGGAATCGTTTTCCCGCGGGCAATGCCGGCCATTCAGCGCCGATCGCGATGGCATCAATATCGGTGAAGGTGCCGCACTGTTTGTGCTGAGCCGGGAGCCGGGGCCGGTTGCGTTGGTCGGTGCCGGCGCCTCGGCCGATGCCTACCATATTTCCGCGCCGCAACCTGACGGTCTGGGTGCCGAGCAGGCCATGCGTGCCGCGCTGCAAGACGCCGGACTGACGCCGGCCGCCATTGATTATCTGAATCTGCATGGTACCGCGACAGCCAAAAACGACGAGATGGAAGCGCGCGCGGTGCACCGGCTGTTTGGCGCGGCGCTACCATGCAGCAGCACCAAGGCGCTGACCGGTCATCTGCTCGGCGCGGCCGGTGCAGTTGAGCTGGCGTTCTGTTATTTCGCACTGCAACAGCAGCAGCTGCCGGTACAATTGCGGCCGCCTGTCAGTGATCCGAATCTGCCAGCATTGAATCTGGTCACTCAGCCGGCAGCCGCCAGGCTGGCAACAGCAATGAGTTGCAATTACGCGTTCGGTGGCAGCAATGTCGCGCTGGTGTTGGCGCGCACGGATGCTGGCGAGCGGCAATGA
- a CDS encoding DUF3261 domain-containing protein: MIRAGSFFCLLLLVLVLPGCSHQPCVRWPGAAAWCAAALPAQPAFASREDIVSADARGQKLQAMASTEWTATRFTQVVLTPLGQRLYRLQYDGRQLQFERGLLPVPILPEQSLLDIQLMLWPLELLQANLPRGWQLQEQADTGRRELRAGEELLAEVHRLAPDELELIQYRLGYRVRVQTLDQQANLPVEARVPVEPAR, encoded by the coding sequence GTGATTCGCGCTGGTTCTTTCTTTTGTTTGCTGTTGCTTGTGCTGGTGTTGCCGGGCTGCAGTCATCAGCCCTGCGTCCGCTGGCCGGGTGCCGCTGCCTGGTGTGCAGCCGCGCTGCCCGCCCAGCCGGCATTTGCCAGTCGTGAAGATATTGTCAGCGCCGATGCCCGTGGTCAAAAACTGCAAGCGATGGCGAGCACGGAGTGGACTGCAACGCGCTTTACCCAGGTGGTGCTGACGCCGCTCGGTCAGCGCTTGTATCGCTTGCAATACGATGGCCGTCAGCTGCAGTTCGAGCGCGGCTTGTTGCCGGTGCCCATTCTGCCGGAACAATCCTTGCTGGATATCCAGCTGATGCTGTGGCCGCTTGAGCTGCTGCAGGCAAACTTGCCGCGCGGTTGGCAACTGCAGGAACAGGCCGATACCGGGCGGCGTGAACTGCGTGCCGGGGAAGAATTGTTGGCAGAGGTTCACCGGCTGGCGCCGGACGAACTCGAATTGATTCAATACCGGCTCGGTTATCGGGTCCGGGTTCAGACTCTGGATCAGCAAGCGAACCTTCCGGTGGAAGCGCGCGTCCCGGTGGAGCCAGCGCGATGA
- a CDS encoding MMPL family transporter, whose protein sequence is MKVWLAPRILLFLFALILAAAFVGQRLRAGDAFSTDLLALLPSTEREPLAEQAAQQVQATIGSHSIFLLSHPDRDTARRAAQRFADSLRQSAVFERIQFELPATAQAAVIEALLPYRSALLTPADAQLLQQGGEALQQRVLQALYSPLAVAVPGGDPLGFFANSLQGLSARSGGARPDDGLLALSHDGRYYVLVDAISSRSVFDDQYQNLAMAALNQAKQVAQTEAVEVIGTGTLLFAAQARAQGERDFSVIASISTIGVLLLVLLVFRRVQPLLLMLAVIGASLLGATALCLLIYGRLHLLTYVFGTTLIGIAGDYALHYLTLHASSTHWDARAAMRQLFKPLTVAMLTTFAAYLAIALTPFSAFRQIAFFCMLGLLCGYVAVLLLLPAVLAQASDCPPRGLAWMTALHDRLLRLRQKRRPLQLAIALLVLLALPGLYWLHADDDIHLLQKSDPGLLAQQQQIAALLQLQGNSQFFLVRANSAEQLLQRERQLTTALAAARAQGLLLGWRALSDGLPTTEQQQANIRLLQQVFADGGNLNNSLRQLEFTSGEIAELQQRTLSSALLDLPHYLALPHNRLLQAQLLQTGTEHGNAAPAANTHSDEFASIVLLDGIHDLAAVAAIQGDGVLWVDKTASISALFAQFRQQASHYVLLAYGATLLWLLWQCGAYGAFVRLLPTALASGMTLAMLGYLGQPFNLFTGIALLLVLGIGIDYALFLAEGEGHEPVSLLAILLSALTAVLGFGLLVGASLPAVSGFGLTVLLGVLLALMLAPLTLVLSKETP, encoded by the coding sequence GTGAAAGTCTGGTTGGCGCCGCGCATACTGCTGTTCCTGTTCGCCTTGATTCTGGCTGCGGCTTTCGTTGGCCAGCGCCTGCGCGCCGGTGACGCGTTCAGCACCGATCTGCTGGCGCTGTTGCCGAGCACCGAGCGTGAGCCGCTGGCCGAGCAGGCGGCCCAGCAAGTTCAGGCCACAATCGGCAGCCACAGTATTTTTTTGCTCAGTCATCCGGACCGGGACACGGCCCGGCGCGCCGCCCAGCGCTTTGCTGACAGCTTGCGGCAGAGCGCGGTATTCGAGCGTATCCAGTTCGAATTGCCGGCGACTGCACAAGCGGCCGTGATCGAAGCGCTGTTGCCGTATCGCAGCGCACTGCTGACGCCGGCCGATGCCCAGTTGCTGCAGCAAGGTGGCGAGGCCTTACAGCAACGCGTGCTGCAGGCGCTGTATTCACCGCTGGCGGTGGCGGTTCCGGGTGGTGACCCGTTAGGTTTTTTTGCCAACAGTCTGCAAGGCTTGTCGGCACGGAGCGGTGGCGCCCGGCCCGATGACGGTTTGCTCGCATTGAGTCATGACGGCCGCTACTACGTGCTGGTTGATGCCATCTCGTCGCGTTCAGTATTTGATGACCAATATCAGAACCTCGCCATGGCCGCGCTCAATCAGGCCAAGCAAGTGGCGCAAACCGAAGCAGTGGAGGTGATCGGCACCGGCACGCTGTTGTTTGCCGCGCAAGCGCGCGCGCAAGGCGAGCGTGATTTCAGTGTCATTGCCAGTATCAGCACCATCGGCGTGTTGCTGCTGGTGTTGCTGGTTTTTCGCCGGGTGCAGCCGCTGCTGCTGATGCTGGCCGTGATCGGGGCATCGTTGCTCGGTGCTACCGCGCTGTGCCTGCTGATCTACGGTCGGTTGCATTTGTTGACCTATGTCTTTGGCACCACACTGATCGGCATAGCCGGCGATTACGCGCTGCATTATCTGACCTTGCATGCGAGCAGCACGCACTGGGATGCCCGCGCCGCGATGCGTCAGCTGTTCAAACCCTTGACGGTTGCGATGCTGACGACCTTTGCCGCCTATTTGGCCATCGCCTTGACGCCGTTCAGCGCGTTTCGTCAGATCGCGTTTTTCTGCATGCTCGGCTTGCTCTGCGGTTATGTCGCGGTGTTGCTGCTGTTGCCAGCGGTACTCGCGCAGGCCTCGGACTGTCCGCCGCGCGGTTTGGCCTGGATGACTGCACTGCATGACCGGCTGTTACGGCTTCGGCAAAAACGGCGGCCACTGCAACTGGCGATTGCGCTGTTGGTGCTGCTCGCCTTGCCCGGTCTGTACTGGCTGCATGCCGATGATGATATTCATTTGCTGCAGAAATCCGATCCCGGTTTGCTGGCGCAGCAGCAGCAAATTGCCGCGCTGTTGCAGTTGCAAGGCAACAGCCAGTTTTTTCTGGTTCGCGCCAACTCCGCGGAGCAATTGCTGCAGCGGGAACGGCAATTGACGACCGCGCTGGCAGCAGCGCGCGCGCAAGGTTTGTTGCTGGGCTGGCGCGCGCTATCCGACGGGCTGCCGACAACCGAGCAGCAGCAGGCGAATATCCGTTTGTTGCAGCAAGTGTTTGCCGATGGTGGCAACCTGAACAACAGTCTGCGCCAACTTGAATTCACGAGTGGCGAAATTGCCGAGCTGCAGCAGCGTACGCTCAGCAGCGCGCTGCTCGATCTGCCGCATTATTTGGCCTTGCCGCACAACCGGCTGTTGCAGGCGCAATTGCTGCAAACCGGAACCGAGCACGGTAATGCTGCACCAGCAGCGAACACACATTCCGACGAATTCGCCAGCATCGTGCTGCTCGATGGCATACACGATTTGGCCGCGGTCGCGGCGATTCAAGGCGATGGCGTACTCTGGGTCGACAAAACCGCCAGCATCTCGGCACTGTTTGCCCAGTTCCGTCAGCAAGCCAGCCATTACGTGCTGCTGGCTTACGGTGCGACGCTGCTGTGGCTGTTGTGGCAGTGTGGCGCTTACGGCGCGTTCGTTCGCTTATTGCCGACCGCTCTCGCCAGTGGCATGACGCTGGCCATGCTTGGCTATCTCGGCCAACCTTTCAATTTGTTTACCGGTATCGCGCTGTTGCTGGTGCTGGGCATCGGCATCGACTATGCCCTGTTTCTTGCCGAAGGCGAGGGCCATGAACCGGTCAGTCTGCTGGCGATTTTGCTGTCGGCGCTGACCGCGGTATTGGGTTTTGGTTTGCTCGTTGGTGCCAGCTTGCCGGCGGTCAGCGGTTTTGGTTTGACGGTTTTGCTCGGCGTCTTGCTGGCGCTGATGTTGGCGCCGCTGACGCTGGTGCTGAGCAAGGAAACGCCGTGA
- a CDS encoding LolA-related protein, with protein sequence MNFRLLFIISVFSVSATAAELTLPALTAQLAQQTQQQPQQRTQFTQLKTVAGLSRPLRAFGEVLVVPGQGVLYSLKKPLPARYGIGRDKLILEEAGQQRLLQVSEAPWLRTLGRLLHSVLAGELSALEQDFHCELSSVPGGWQLTLTPLHEPLTLALQQVQLTGSAHIDTVVIRDRNGDRTELQFQPAASTPPSADEQALLEQLR encoded by the coding sequence ATGAACTTTCGCCTGCTGTTCATCATCAGCGTGTTTTCCGTGTCGGCCACCGCAGCCGAATTGACGCTGCCGGCGCTGACCGCGCAGCTGGCGCAGCAGACTCAGCAACAGCCCCAGCAACGGACACAGTTCACCCAGCTGAAGACGGTCGCCGGCCTGAGTCGACCATTGCGGGCCTTCGGTGAGGTGTTGGTGGTGCCGGGTCAGGGCGTCTTGTACAGCCTGAAAAAACCTTTGCCGGCGCGCTACGGCATTGGTCGCGACAAACTGATACTGGAAGAAGCGGGTCAACAGCGGCTGTTGCAGGTCAGCGAGGCGCCCTGGCTGCGCACCCTCGGCCGCTTGTTGCACAGCGTGCTGGCCGGCGAGCTGAGCGCACTCGAGCAGGATTTTCACTGCGAGCTGAGTAGCGTCCCCGGCGGCTGGCAACTGACTTTGACGCCGCTGCATGAACCGCTGACGCTGGCGCTTCAGCAGGTGCAATTGACCGGTTCGGCGCATATCGACACGGTCGTGATCCGCGATCGCAACGGTGATCGCACCGAGCTGCAGTTTCAGCCCGCGGCTTCTACGCCACCGAGCGCAGACGAGCAGGCTTTGCTGGAGCAGTTGCGGTGA
- a CDS encoding acyl-CoA thioesterase, whose translation MSTALREQEIELEIPFHDCDMMGVVWHGNYFRYFEVARCALLRSFNYDYLQMRDSGYAWPIVDAQIKYVGSARYEQRIKVLAKLVEWENRLRIDYLIRAADTGARLTRGYTIQVAVAMASGEMQLVSPPILRERLGLSA comes from the coding sequence GTGAGCACAGCGCTGCGCGAGCAGGAAATCGAACTGGAAATCCCCTTTCATGATTGCGACATGATGGGCGTGGTCTGGCATGGCAATTATTTTCGCTATTTCGAAGTGGCGCGCTGCGCGCTGCTGCGCAGCTTTAATTATGACTATCTCCAGATGCGTGACTCCGGCTATGCCTGGCCGATTGTCGATGCCCAGATCAAATACGTGGGCTCAGCCCGGTACGAGCAGCGCATCAAGGTGCTGGCGAAGTTGGTCGAATGGGAAAACCGCTTGCGTATCGACTATCTGATCCGGGCCGCCGACACCGGTGCCCGCCTGACCCGTGGTTACACCATTCAGGTGGCAGTGGCGATGGCCAGCGGCGAAATGCAGCTGGTGTCGCCGCCGATTTTGCGCGAGCGGCTGGGGTTGTCGGCATGA
- a CDS encoding HAL/PAL/TAL family ammonia-lyase yields the protein MTAATEQGFAGSRPPVLVGGQRLTIEQLCAVAERQQDLQLNLAQRALIDQGADFLRRYLADSGIIYGVTTGYGDSVTTTVPAELVQELPLHLTRYHGCGLGRYLDPVATRAVLVARLNSLAHGFSGVRWELLERLQLLIEKNWLPLIPEEGSVGASGDLTPLSYVAAALVGERDLLVDGQKIPAAELHRQHGLAPLKLAPKEGLAIMNGTAVMTALAALAYQRAEYLSQLCSRITALASLTMQGNRGHFDPRLFAVKPHAGQQLVAERIWNDLAPGQPEQGPRLQDRYSIRCAPHVIGVLQDALSWMRRDIENELNSANDNPIIDSAEEAVLHGGHFYGGHIAFVMDSMKTAVANLADLLDRQLALLVDRRYNHGLPHNLSGAHGSRAAINHGLKAVQIGASAWTAEALKLTMPASVFSRSTECHNQDKVSMGTIAARDCLRTLELTEQVAASLLMAVAQAYDLRTAAGELSAEAHAPALTETVVSVRQFSGFISEDRMLEFELRALTAAVQQRQFRLYSV from the coding sequence ATGACAGCAGCAACTGAACAAGGGTTTGCCGGCAGCCGACCGCCGGTCTTGGTGGGCGGCCAGCGCCTGACCATCGAACAGCTATGTGCCGTTGCCGAACGGCAGCAGGATTTGCAATTGAATCTGGCGCAGCGGGCGTTGATCGACCAGGGCGCTGACTTCCTGCGACGCTATCTGGCCGACAGCGGCATTATTTATGGCGTCACCACCGGCTATGGCGACTCCGTGACGACCACGGTACCGGCTGAACTGGTGCAGGAATTGCCGCTGCATCTGACTCGCTATCATGGCTGCGGACTCGGCCGTTACCTGGACCCGGTCGCGACCCGTGCCGTGCTGGTGGCGCGCCTGAACTCGCTGGCACATGGCTTTTCCGGCGTGCGCTGGGAACTATTGGAACGCTTGCAGTTGCTGATCGAAAAGAACTGGTTACCGTTGATACCGGAAGAAGGTTCAGTCGGTGCCAGCGGCGATCTGACGCCACTTTCCTATGTCGCCGCTGCCTTGGTCGGTGAGCGCGACCTGTTGGTGGACGGTCAAAAAATCCCTGCTGCCGAGCTGCATCGCCAACACGGTCTGGCGCCGCTGAAGCTGGCGCCGAAGGAAGGTCTGGCAATCATGAACGGCACCGCCGTCATGACTGCTTTGGCGGCGCTGGCATACCAACGTGCGGAATACCTCAGTCAACTGTGCAGTCGCATCACCGCATTGGCCTCGCTGACCATGCAGGGCAATCGCGGCCATTTTGATCCGCGCTTGTTTGCTGTTAAACCGCATGCCGGCCAGCAGTTGGTGGCGGAACGAATTTGGAATGATTTGGCGCCGGGGCAACCGGAGCAGGGCCCACGACTGCAGGATCGTTATTCGATTCGCTGCGCGCCGCATGTGATCGGTGTGCTGCAGGACGCGTTGTCATGGATGCGCCGGGATATCGAGAACGAACTGAACAGCGCCAACGACAACCCCATTATCGACAGTGCCGAAGAAGCGGTGCTGCATGGCGGCCACTTTTACGGCGGCCATATCGCCTTCGTCATGGACAGCATGAAAACCGCGGTCGCCAATCTGGCTGATCTGCTGGATCGGCAATTGGCGCTGCTGGTCGATCGCCGCTACAACCATGGTTTGCCGCACAATTTGTCCGGCGCCCATGGCAGTCGTGCCGCCATCAATCACGGTTTGAAAGCGGTTCAAATCGGCGCGTCGGCCTGGACTGCCGAAGCCCTGAAGCTGACCATGCCAGCCAGTGTGTTCTCGCGCTCAACCGAGTGTCATAACCAGGACAAGGTCAGCATGGGCACCATCGCCGCACGCGATTGCTTGCGCACGCTGGAGCTGACAGAGCAAGTCGCGGCGTCGCTGCTGATGGCGGTGGCGCAGGCTTATGATTTGCGCACCGCTGCCGGCGAGTTGAGCGCCGAAGCGCATGCCCCGGCATTGACCGAAACGGTTGTCAGCGTGCGCCAGTTCAGCGGTTTCATCAGTGAAGATCGCATGCTGGAGTTTGAGCTGCGGGCGCTGACGGCTGCGGTGCAGCAGCGGCAGTTCCGTTTGTACTCGGTATGA